A region from the Lentimonas sp. CC4 genome encodes:
- a CDS encoding thymidine phosphorylase, with the protein MITSVSMDIPQEIIAIKRDGGCLSRSQIEQFVAGVVSGDFKDYQASALLMAIVLKGMTPEETAWMTEAMMRSGRIVELPEITRPKVDKHSTGGVGDKVSLILAPLAASVGLCVPMMSGRGLGHTGGTLDKLEAIPGFTVDLSDAAYRAQLASIHQAMIGQSADMVPADRKLYALRDVTATVESIPLICASILSKKLAEGIDALVLDVKCGRGAFMKTESEARELAESLVRISAGVGKPTTAVLTRMDQPLGCAVGNALEVIESIDCLKGQGPEDLMAVTFELVAEMLRLGGLCHDRAEAQQRMDTAIESGAALAAFRGLVAAQGGDARVVDDLSLFAAAGWVFDLCYTGDTTSYIAAIDALLVGEAARLLGAGRAHADAVIDLAVGIVFQKKTGDRVEPGDVLCQVHYNTDASLNASLERLRQAMTYSFEPVETSDIIIDHISES; encoded by the coding sequence ATGATCACTTCAGTTAGTATGGATATCCCACAAGAAATAATAGCAATTAAACGAGACGGCGGCTGTTTGAGCCGTTCGCAGATTGAGCAGTTTGTTGCGGGTGTGGTGTCTGGCGACTTTAAGGATTATCAGGCTAGCGCGCTATTGATGGCGATTGTGCTGAAGGGGATGACGCCTGAGGAGACTGCTTGGATGACGGAAGCGATGATGCGTTCGGGGCGTATCGTTGAACTTCCTGAGATCACACGGCCTAAAGTCGATAAGCATTCCACTGGTGGTGTCGGTGACAAGGTATCGTTAATTCTCGCGCCACTAGCTGCGTCGGTCGGTCTCTGTGTGCCAATGATGAGTGGGCGTGGGCTCGGTCATACCGGCGGCACGTTGGATAAGTTGGAGGCGATTCCAGGATTTACAGTTGATTTGAGCGATGCGGCATATCGTGCGCAGCTCGCTTCGATCCATCAGGCGATGATTGGCCAGTCCGCCGACATGGTGCCAGCGGATCGCAAATTATATGCCTTGCGTGATGTGACCGCGACGGTTGAAAGCATCCCTTTAATTTGTGCGAGTATTTTGAGTAAGAAACTGGCTGAGGGTATTGATGCGCTGGTCTTAGATGTGAAGTGCGGGCGCGGTGCCTTTATGAAAACCGAATCCGAGGCGCGCGAATTGGCCGAGTCGCTGGTTCGGATCAGTGCGGGTGTTGGTAAGCCGACGACTGCGGTGCTGACACGTATGGATCAACCGTTGGGTTGTGCTGTGGGTAATGCATTGGAGGTGATCGAATCGATTGACTGCTTAAAGGGGCAAGGGCCGGAGGATTTGATGGCGGTCACCTTTGAACTAGTGGCAGAAATGCTGCGGCTCGGTGGGTTATGTCACGATCGTGCAGAGGCGCAGCAACGTATGGATACTGCGATTGAGAGTGGTGCCGCTTTGGCTGCGTTCCGCGGGTTAGTGGCGGCTCAAGGTGGCGACGCACGAGTCGTAGATGATTTAAGTCTGTTTGCTGCTGCTGGCTGGGTGTTTGATCTCTGCTACACAGGTGACACTACTAGCTATATTGCTGCGATCGATGCGTTACTGGTTGGAGAAGCCGCTCGTTTATTGGGAGCGGGGCGCGCACATGCGGATGCGGTGATTGATTTAGCGGTAGGCATCGTCTTTCAGAAAAAGACGGGGGATCGTGTCGAGCCAGGCGATGTGCTTTGCCAGGTGCACTATAATACTGATGCATCGTTGAACGCCTCTCTCGAGCGTCTGCGTCAGGCGATGACTTATTCCTTCGAACCTGTAGAAACTTCCGATATTATTATCGATCATATTTCCGAATCCTAA
- a CDS encoding nitronate monooxygenase, with protein MFLPKIIQGGMGAGVSDWRLANSVSSVGQLGVISGTALDSVLIRRLQHGDIGGHMRRGLAAFPVPAVAERIIARYFKSEEEQNDKPSKLTAGFRVDPSANVVDLTIAANFVEVYLAKEGHQGHVGVNFLEKIQMPNLTSMFGAMLAGVDNVLMGAGIPRTIPGILDALAEWKPVEYRINVEDADKEDAYFSRFDPLEWIRSHLPDVELPKLKRPDFFPIISSNVLALTLAKKSTGKVNGFIVERHVAGGHNAPPRGGMKLDENDEPIYGVKDEANLAQLAKLGIPFWLAGGGSSETGLKDALAAGAAGVQVGTAFAYSDESGFAPSIKKRVLEKVQTGDAKIFTDSRGSPTGFPFKVVNLEGTIYEEAVYESRKRICDLCYLRHPYKKADATIGYRCPSEPVKDYLKKGGKEEDTVGRKCLCNGLMAAIGMPQKFKDGGVEPAIVTSGDDVTKLGRFVNWDTMSYSSHDVINDLLSQID; from the coding sequence TCAGTTTCCTCAGTCGGACAGCTCGGAGTGATCTCCGGCACGGCGTTGGATTCTGTGCTTATTCGACGTTTACAACATGGAGACATTGGTGGTCATATGCGCCGTGGTTTGGCCGCGTTTCCAGTGCCAGCAGTGGCAGAGCGTATTATTGCACGTTATTTCAAGTCCGAAGAGGAGCAAAATGATAAGCCCTCGAAACTGACTGCAGGCTTTCGTGTTGATCCGAGTGCAAACGTCGTTGACCTCACGATTGCAGCTAATTTTGTCGAAGTCTATCTTGCGAAGGAAGGGCATCAAGGCCACGTCGGTGTGAACTTCCTCGAGAAGATTCAAATGCCGAATTTGACATCGATGTTCGGCGCTATGCTTGCTGGTGTGGACAACGTCCTGATGGGGGCTGGTATCCCACGCACGATTCCTGGCATTTTGGATGCCTTGGCAGAGTGGAAGCCAGTCGAGTATCGTATCAATGTTGAAGATGCAGATAAGGAAGATGCTTATTTTAGCCGTTTTGATCCGCTTGAGTGGATTCGTTCGCACTTGCCGGATGTCGAATTGCCGAAGTTAAAGCGCCCTGACTTTTTCCCGATCATTTCTTCAAATGTCTTGGCGCTTACGCTTGCGAAGAAATCGACTGGTAAGGTCAATGGATTCATCGTCGAGCGTCACGTCGCTGGTGGTCACAATGCCCCACCACGTGGAGGGATGAAGTTAGATGAAAATGACGAACCTATTTACGGCGTCAAAGACGAAGCGAATTTGGCTCAGCTCGCCAAGCTGGGTATTCCTTTCTGGCTCGCTGGTGGCGGCTCCTCGGAGACCGGCCTCAAAGATGCGTTGGCTGCTGGTGCAGCTGGTGTTCAAGTCGGAACTGCATTTGCCTACAGTGATGAGTCAGGCTTCGCTCCATCCATTAAGAAGCGCGTCCTCGAGAAAGTGCAAACTGGCGACGCCAAGATCTTTACCGATTCCCGTGGCTCGCCGACTGGCTTCCCTTTCAAGGTCGTAAACCTCGAAGGCACGATCTATGAGGAGGCAGTGTATGAATCCCGCAAACGTATTTGCGACCTTTGTTACTTGCGTCACCCTTACAAGAAGGCGGACGCTACCATTGGCTATCGTTGCCCATCTGAGCCTGTTAAAGATTACCTGAAGAAGGGTGGCAAAGAAGAAGATACTGTTGGCCGTAAGTGTCTCTGCAATGGTTTGATGGCTGCGATTGGGATGCCACAGAAATTCAAAGATGGTGGTGTTGAGCCAGCGATCGTAACGAGCGGTGACGATGTCACTAAGCTGGGACGTTTCGTGAATTGGGACACCATGAGCTATTCATCACACGATGTGATCAACGATTTGCTCAGTCAGATTGACTGA
- the deoC gene encoding deoxyribose-phosphate aldolase yields the protein MNASDFAATLDATNLKLDASDGEICALCDEAAHAGYASVCIYPTSVSICSDILYNSRAGVCTVIGFPHGRSSLESKREEILRAKANGANEVDIVMNYAELRSGEKTIVTEEIVRLCEVARENELLTKIIVETCYLNEAQKLIALAICEKAGADFIKTSTGFGSGGATVADIELFAQNRKGPIKIKASGGIRTLNDALALIEAGAERLGVSAASALLAELKGENFEAQSKDSY from the coding sequence ATGAATGCTTCAGATTTTGCCGCCACACTTGATGCTACCAATTTAAAACTCGATGCGAGCGATGGCGAAATCTGCGCGCTTTGCGACGAAGCCGCACACGCTGGCTATGCATCGGTCTGCATATATCCCACCAGCGTCTCGATTTGCTCAGACATTTTATATAACTCAAGGGCGGGTGTCTGCACAGTGATCGGCTTCCCCCACGGACGATCCAGCTTAGAGTCCAAGCGCGAAGAGATCCTACGTGCCAAAGCGAATGGAGCCAACGAAGTGGATATCGTGATGAACTACGCCGAACTACGCTCTGGTGAAAAAACCATCGTCACCGAAGAGATCGTCCGCCTCTGCGAAGTCGCACGTGAAAACGAGCTTCTGACCAAAATCATCGTCGAGACCTGCTATCTCAACGAAGCTCAAAAATTGATCGCACTGGCAATCTGCGAAAAGGCAGGTGCCGACTTCATCAAAACCTCGACTGGCTTCGGGTCCGGAGGCGCCACAGTGGCTGACATTGAGCTCTTCGCGCAGAACCGCAAAGGCCCGATCAAGATCAAGGCCAGTGGTGGCATCCGCACACTCAACGATGCGCTAGCACTCATCGAAGCGGGAGCCGAACGCCTCGGAGTCTCCGCCGCAAGCGCACTGCTCGCAGAGCTAAAAGGTGAGAACTTCGAGGCTCAGTCGAAAGACAGCTACTAA